Below is a window of Tolypothrix bouteillei VB521301 DNA.
GATCGTTTTCTTGCGCCTTTAAACGCAATCCAATATCTTCTAAAACTGCATTCTCTAAGTTTTCACGAGCTTCTTCATAATTTTTTCTGACATCCAGCAATTCCTTTTGCCGCTTTAGATCGGGTTCGTTTTGGATTGCCATATTCATTTCTGGCGAAGTCAGTCTTTTTTCATGCTGCCTCATCTTAGCTAGTAGTTGCTCTCTGGCTTGTATGTTTTGGTTCATTATATTTTCCATGATACTAATCCTTCTATTAATTGATTAATTTTTGTTTTCAACAAGTGCTAAAAATGTATCTATATCTTTCAAAAGATGATTGAGTCGTGCCACATTCAATTCACCGGATACTGCAGCCTGGTAAGCGGTTTTAAATTCCCCTAAAGCCTCGCCTGCATTCTTCAGTTCTTCGACTTTTCTATCCATCGTGAGAATTTTTCTTCTATCTTCAATCCATTGGCTTTGCTCCTGAATTTTTGTACTACTAGTGAGAGGTTCTATAATCAGGCGTTGCTCGCGTGCAGATTGAATCATCTCAACATCATGTTGCAAACTCTCGCTCAGGTAATTAAGCATCTCTTGTTGTATTGTCAATTCTTTTAGAATTGTTTGATGCCGTTTTTCCAACTCTTCTTTTAATGCACCTTTGATTTTAGAACTAATGACGGCATGAGTGACTGCTTGAGCAATTCCTTGATTTCTCGAAGAAAATAAATCGCTGTTTTGCAGAATTTGACTGCTCTTGTTAAGATTTTGAGTAATACTTGCAATTTCTGACTGAGCGCTAGCAGGTGCATCAGAAGTTGCTAATTCTTGAAGTGTAGAAAAGTATTTTTTTAAAAGAGTGTTGTGATTGCGAACTTCTTCTATGACTTGCAGTCGTTTTAGATCGGACTGAGAACGCTGCGTATAGTTTTCAAGACTTTGATTGCTCTGTCTGTCATCGCGCAATATTTGCTCTGAGGTTAGATCGATTCTAATATCACCAGCAGTTGTCAATAACTCATTAACAGCTTCAGCATACTTAGTTCCTGCATCTGTTAATTTTTTATATTCTTCGCTAGAGCGACAGCCAGTTGTTAAAGTAGCTATAACAGTAAATATGATTACTGTTTTAGAAAAGTATTTTTTCATGGTAAAACTTACGAGATAAGTTAACTTTGCAATTCTTGAGTCTGCAGATTTACCTGCTGTGTTGTTGGACTGTTAACTGGTTGCTGTTAATTGCTTTGTCAAGCTTCTGTCTGTAAATAGCTTTGCTCAAACTTATCTTATGCAGGGAGAAATTTTAAAAATCAGAGAAAATTGGGTATGAAATACAAATAAGGGGGGCAATACAAACTCTGTCAGCCCGAACAAATAAACTACTCAAGTAAGGGCTGAAACCTGCTCCTATAGGGGAGTGAAAAATATTGAAGTCTCTGCGCTAAGGTTTCGTTCAGCCAGAAATCTAGTAAGATGTCAAACTAAAAGACAAAGATTTGACAGAGGTTTTTAAGGATGCACATTACAGACCAACTAGAGCAAACATGGCAGGATAGAGCACTTGATAGCATTATAAATATAGTAAGAGCACCTGATGGTGACTTTGAGAGTATTGGCGAACTTGCAGATGCCCTTGGCGATCGCCAAAGCTTACAGAAAGTAGTAGAACTTCTTTGTGGCACCCCACAAGGGGAACAAGCATTTCAAAAGCGCCCTAGATTGGGTGATATCAATCTACAAAAACTTTACAGTTTACCAACTGATACTCTAGGTTATGCATATGCTAATCATATGCTCAAAAACAATTTGAAACCTTTATATGCAGGACACGTAGAGAACAATCTCCAATTCTTAGGAGCGCACCTTACAGAAACACATGACATTTGGCATATCATCACTGGATGCAATACGAATATTCTTGGAGAAATTCAATTAGAAGCTTTCTACGTTGCCCAACTGTACTTTACGCGTTTTTGGCTGGCATTATTAGCGAAGAATCTTGTTAAAGCTACTATTTACGATATTGAGGTTTCAACAAAATATATGGACGCGATGGCTAAGGGATGGTTAATGGGAAAACAAGCCAAGCCTCTGTTTGGTGTTGAATGGAATCTGTTATGGGAACAGCCATTGGAAAATGTCCGTACTTCGTTCAACATCATTCTTTCTGATACTTGTGAATGAACGAGCATAAGTTATTGTGGAACGGGCGAGACGCTTGTAAACCAGAACGAGCGTCCCGCTCGTCCCACAATTATAAGAGCTTATCTGGTGTAATAGGTAAATGGCGGATGCGCTTACCCGTAGCATGGTAAACTGCATTACCAATCGCCGCTGAAACACCAGTAATTCCTATTTCACCGACACCTCTTACACCCGCCGGATTAAAGTTGAGATCGGGTTCCCCAACAAAAGCAACCTCAATGCGAGGAATATCTGCGTGTGCGGGAAAATGATAGGTAGCAAGGTCGTAAACCACTGGATAACCGATATTTGGGTCAAAGTGGCACTCTTCCATCAATGCTTGCCCAAGCCCCATAATAACACCGCCCCGTACTTGAGAAGCTGCCGTCTTAGCGTTGATAACGCGTCCGATATTCATTACGGATACCCAACGCGTCACTTGTAGGCGTCCAATTTCTTCATCTATACTGACTTCACAAAAATGCGCCCCCCACGATTGAAATGCCCATTTCTTTCCTTCAGCTCCGGGCGCTGACGATGCTGTTGCTTCAACAGCAGCTCGTCCGGACTGGCGGAGGCTGGAAAATACTTCCTCAGCAGTCTTGGCTTTGGCAGATTTTAGAACCTCCTGACAGGCTGACATGACTGCTGGAAGGAGAGATGCTGTCATCATGGAACCACCTGCCAAACCGCCATCTGGTAGCAATGAGTCACCCAGATCTACCCGTACCTTTTCTACAGGTATCCCCAAAACTTCTGCGGCTGTAGAGGCAACAACCGTATACGCACCAGTACCCATATCGTTTGCAGCAGTTAAAATATGTGCTGTACCATCCGGTAGTAACCGTACTTTCGCGGATGCCGCACCCCTACCACCAGGGAAAGTTGACCCTGCCATTCCCCAACCTATAAGCTTACCGTTGCGTGTCAGCGATCGCACTTGAAATGGTCTGTCTTTCCAACCAAATTGTTCTGCACCAAAGCGCAAACATTCAGAGAATGCTTTTGCTGAAAATGGCAGCCCTTTACGCTGGTGTTCTTTAGTTTCATTTTTCAAACGCAGTTCCACAGGGTCCATCTTGAGCTTCCACGCCAGTTCGTCCATTGCTGACTCTAATGCCCAAAGACCCGGATTTTCTCCTGGTGCTCGCATGAATGTTGGCGTCCCGGTGTTTATCACCGCCAGTTCTTGCTTCAAGCGCAAATTCGGCGCAGCATACATGACTGGAGTAATTCCCGTACAGGGCTCTGTAAAAACATCTACTAGGGATGTACAAGATTTGACATCATGTTCGACAGACATGAGGTTACCATCCGCAGTGGCTGCCAAGCGGATAGTTTGCTCTGTTTCAGAACGGTGCCCTGCATTTGCGGTCATCTGCGCTCGTGTCAGAACAACTTTGACGGGGCGTTGGAGTTGGCGAGCAACTGCAGCACAGAGAATACCGTGGGGCCAAGGGAAGGCTTTAGAACCAAAAGCCCCTCCAATAAAAGGAGTAACAATACGCACTCGTTCTTTTGGGAGCCCAAAAAGTTCTGCATAAGTACGCTGGGTACCCATCACCCACTGGGAGGGTTCGTAAATTGTCAGAGAGTCAGAACCTTGCCACTGAGCAATAGTCGCATGGGGTTCCATGGGCGCGTGCAATTCAGTGGAAGTTTTGTAGGTAACTTCCATCTTTGCTGTTGCACTTGCCATCCCTGTGGTAAAGTCTCCCTTCTGGAACTTCATCCCCTCACCAAACATGGATGGAGCTTCTTTAAAAGTAGCCTTTGCAGGATCTATAAGGGGTTTTTCAGTTGCGTATTCAACCTTTACCAACCGTGCTGCATGACGCGCTCGTTCAAAAGTATCTGCTACCACCAAGCCAACGATCTGTCCTGCGTAATAAACCTTATCATCAGATAACGGTAGACGAGCCTCGTAAATTTTCGAGGTCATGAAATTATTGGTTGGCTTAAATATCTTGGGTGGGTTTTTATGGGTAAATACAGCGATAACACCTGATGCTTTTTCTGCTGTACTGGTATCTATACTTTTAATTTGTCCGTTAGCAATGCTGGCTGTGACAAGGTAACCGTGAACAAGATTGGGAATTTGATGCTCGGCTGCGTAAGTCGCCGTACCCGTTACCTTTGCACGTCCATCCTTGCGGCTGACCGCAGATCCATTAACTTTGTTCATATCACCCCTCCTCCTTTAGCTGAAATTGTCAGTGCACGGCGAATGGCTCGTTTTGCCATATCAACTTTGAAACTATTGTGAGTTAGGGGTTTTGCTTCCCGAAGTGCAATGTCTGCTGCTTGTTCAAATATTGTCACGTCGGCACTCTTGCCAATTAAAAATTTTTCTGCTTCCGTCGATCGCCAGGGTTTGTGGGCTACACCACCCATTGCTAGGCGAGCATCTTTGATTTTCTCTCCTGAAAGGTTAACAGCAGCAGCGACTGATATTAATGCAAAGGCATAGGAAGTGCGATCGCGTAATTTCAAGTAAACTCCGGACTTAGCCAAGGAAATTGGCGGTAGGATAACAGCAGTAATCAACTCACCTGGTTCTAAATTTGTGTCTCGCTGGGGAGTATTTCCTGGCAATCTGTGAAAATCTACCATCGGTATTTGCCGCTTACCTTTGGAACTTTCTACAACAACGACAGCATCTAAAGCAGCGAGAGCAACACACATATCTGAAGGATGAACAGCCAAGCACTGGTCGCTAGCACCTAAAATAGCATGACCGCGATTAATCCCCGTTGCTGCGGGACAACCAGTTCCCGGCTGGCGTTTGTTACAAGGGAAAGCGGTATCGTAATAGTAAGGACAGCGAGTGCGTTGCAACAAGTTACCTCCTACGGTTGCCATGTTGCGGATTTGCTGAGACGCACCAGAGAGAATGGCGCGGGATAAGATTGGGTAGTCGCGACGAATATCGGGATTATCTGCAACAGCTGTATTGCTGACAAGCGCTCCGATTTGTAGACCCCCATTAGTGGTGCGAGAAATGCGCTTCATCTCCAATCGGGAGATATCTATGAGTTGAGATGGCTCATCTAGAAAACCCTTGAGGCGATCGACCAGATTTGTACCACCTGCTATGTACGCAGTATTTTTGTTAGCTGTTGAGCGTTGGATGGCATCTTTTACGGATGTCGCCCGAATGTAAGTAAAATTATTCATGCAGGCAACTCCTCAGATTCGCGAACCAAAACAGTTGCCACGGGAGAGGGTGTTTTTTGTCCTGCGACTTGTTGTACTGCGGCGACGATACCGTTGTAAGCACTGCACCTACAGAGATTACCGCTCAATCGCTCTTTGATTTCCACTTCAGACAGTTCGGCTAGTTGCGGGGGACTCGACAAATCTGGAGTGACAACACTGGCACAACCGCGTTTGACTTCGTTAATGAGGGCAACAGAAGCACAAATTTGTCCTGGCGTGCAATAGCCGCACTGAAAACCATCGTTGTCAATAAAGGCAGCTTGCATGGGATGGAGAGTATCTCCCTTTGCCAGCCCTTCGATGGTAACAATTTCTTTGCCCTCTTGCATAATTGCTAATGTCAGGCAGGAATAAACTCGCTCGCCATCAATCAAAACAGTACAAGCTCCGCACTGTCCGCGATCGCATCCCTTTTTGCTACCCAACAGTCCCAAGCGATCGCGCAAAGCATCCAAGAGCGTAACGCGAGGCTCAATAGAAAGGGTTTGCAGTTTGCCGTTAACATTTAGTGAAACAGACATTTCACCTCCGGAACTTTGAGCAGATGCCTTTGCTGCATTTGCCTGTTCGAGCAATGAAGGAGCCGCAATAGCTGCTCCAGTTGCGGTTAGTGCTTGTCCTAAAAAACCACGGCGGGACGTTTTTCCCCCACCCTTGTTATGGTTTTGCATGATTCTCTTCCTCTGGATCGGAAAGTGCAGAAATGCACTCTCGCTTACATTATCATTGTTCTCCAGATTCAGCGTTCCTTTTCTAACCAACTCACTGCCCAGTCAACAGCGCTTCTCAACAGAAAAAGCTTGGTTTGCGCGTTACCGACGTGAGAACTTTTCACATGACCCGCTTGTTCAAAAGCTGTACCCATTTCCTCAAAACATTCCCCCTTCAACTCAATATCCCTGTAGGTTTTCCAAACCCGTTGTTCTCCTTCAACAATCGGTGAACCTTGGGTAATTTGTTTTACTTTGGTAATTCGATACTCAGCAAGATGAAAGCAAGTGTTGGAATCGTACCCAACCCCTAAGAGCAAAACCGAAGCATTTAGGTCATACAAGCGAGCCAATGGCGATTCATTACCCAAGCAATAATCTAAGCTGTGATTGTTGATAATCTCTGGTGCATGTTTTCCCCATGCAGCAAATGAAGACGTGGGATGGGAACTCCGCACAACATCAGGGAAAGTCCGAAAAGTTTCAGCAATTTTACCCATTCCGCGTGTGGGAGTCAACCGCGCATCAAAGGCAGGCATGGTGTCTCTAATTATCTGAACCCATTCACTTGGTACGGGTGGATTTTGCCACTCTGCGGGATCGGAGTACTCGCCAGAGTGACTGGGCATAACGAGAGTACCTGTAGTCGTTAGTACATCCATAAAAGCCTGAATGACAGTGACCGGACCGCCACAAACCCATCCCAATGACTTTAGTGAAGAATGGACCAGTAGAATCGCTCCGGGAGTTATACCAATCTGGCGCAAATCAGCGGCAAGACTTTCGCGAGTGCGGGGTGATGGTGTTTGAAAAATGGTTTCTGCTTCACTCATATTCAGGATGATAGTTGAAAACGAAGGCAGAGGGCAGAGGTCACAAAGAAGGTCTGAAGTAAAGAGTTACGCGATCTTAAACTGCTCCTTTGTAGATTGCTAATGCTCGTCTGACTGCGGCATCTGCATTGATAAACCCACTGCCATATACAGTATCGTATCCCGACCCACCCAAGTCGTAGCTTGTCTCAGACAGAATTTGCTTGATTTGAGTAGCATTCAGGTTAGGGTTGACACTCCAAACTAAGGAAGCAACACCTGTCACGTTGGGAGTTGCTGCTGAAGTTCCATTAAAGCCCATATAAGTACTGGGATAGTAGTCAAAACCAACTGTACCGTTTGATAAACGATATGCTCTAGTGGTGGGAACTTCCGACGGTCCCATCAGTGTTAAGCCAGGTCCATATTGAGAGTAGTTAATTCGTTCGCCTGGTGTTGCATCATAACCGTAACTATCGACCGTTCCCCAAGAAGCACCTACAGCGATCGCATTACTATACAGCCCTGCTAGTGTTGCTGGATATGAGAGACCGCTTACACCTTTATCACCGTCATTACCTGCTGCAATCAAAAATAGGACGTTGGGATTATTCGCGACGATTTGATTCAATTCTGGATCGAGGTTCGTTTGACCAAACGCACCAGTGTATCCCAAACTCATATTAATGACTAAGCGCTGTCCGTTTTGGCTGGCATGACCGATCAGACTGCGGGTGGCTTCAGATAATGATAAATCATTTCTATTGCCACCTAAAACATCAATGTTAAAGACTGGCGAATTCCAATTGATCCCTGCTATTCCCAATCCATTATTACTATTGGCAGCAATGATACCTTGAACAGCAGTACCGTGAGAGGTGGAAAATACATCATCTTGGAAGTTGGGAGTAAAAATAGTTGTTGTGCGTAGATCGTCATGAATATAACCGTTGCGATTGGCTGCTAGACCCGTGTCTTCAATTCCAATCAACACCTTATTCGAGCCTGTGGTGAAGCGCCATGCATTTTGAACACCCATCATATGGAGGTTCCATTGTTGTCCAAACAATGGATCGTTGGGGAGCACTGATAAGTTCAAATGACTGTCTGCAAACACAATGCGATCGATCCCTTCAAATAGGATCTGACTGCCATCATTTAATGTAATGGCATCAAATAAACGGGTTCCATTACCAGGGTTGTACAGAACGCCGCCGCCGTTACTAGCATTACTAAATGTGACTGTACTTGAGTAGATGCTGGAAAGATTCAATAAATCCTTCCATCCATCACCAAAGTCTACATTGCCGTTCCCAGAAATAACAGTACGACTAAA
It encodes the following:
- a CDS encoding xanthine dehydrogenase family protein molybdopterin-binding subunit; the encoded protein is MNKVNGSAVSRKDGRAKVTGTATYAAEHQIPNLVHGYLVTASIANGQIKSIDTSTAEKASGVIAVFTHKNPPKIFKPTNNFMTSKIYEARLPLSDDKVYYAGQIVGLVVADTFERARHAARLVKVEYATEKPLIDPAKATFKEAPSMFGEGMKFQKGDFTTGMASATAKMEVTYKTSTELHAPMEPHATIAQWQGSDSLTIYEPSQWVMGTQRTYAELFGLPKERVRIVTPFIGGAFGSKAFPWPHGILCAAVARQLQRPVKVVLTRAQMTANAGHRSETEQTIRLAATADGNLMSVEHDVKSCTSLVDVFTEPCTGITPVMYAAPNLRLKQELAVINTGTPTFMRAPGENPGLWALESAMDELAWKLKMDPVELRLKNETKEHQRKGLPFSAKAFSECLRFGAEQFGWKDRPFQVRSLTRNGKLIGWGMAGSTFPGGRGAASAKVRLLPDGTAHILTAANDMGTGAYTVVASTAAEVLGIPVEKVRVDLGDSLLPDGGLAGGSMMTASLLPAVMSACQEVLKSAKAKTAEEVFSSLRQSGRAAVEATASSAPGAEGKKWAFQSWGAHFCEVSIDEEIGRLQVTRWVSVMNIGRVINAKTAASQVRGGVIMGLGQALMEECHFDPNIGYPVVYDLATYHFPAHADIPRIEVAFVGEPDLNFNPAGVRGVGEIGITGVSAAIGNAVYHATGKRIRHLPITPDKLL
- a CDS encoding S8 family serine peptidase; the protein is MLDGFDLSEQSNPDTGFNYSFVGLSSGSLQGLNDATAVRKFSGSSTDYADFLSIDGVFDDTDRPYMLSSSELSPLVAPDPGSVFSNAYNIGTLKGPQTFTDFVGYSDPVDIYRFNLSSHSSFNLSLNGLTGDADVELYNANGSLVEKSVNSSTNMEWLDGTLLAGTYYVKVFQYDSSISYRLGLSATSIANNTRTVLGTLDANQFTYKTGFSRTVISGNGNVDFGDGWKDLLNLSSIYSSTVTFSNASNGGGVLYNPGNGTRLFDAITLNDGSQILFEGIDRIVFADSHLNLSVLPNDPLFGQQWNLHMMGVQNAWRFTTGSNKVLIGIEDTGLAANRNGYIHDDLRTTTIFTPNFQDDVFSTSHGTAVQGIIAANSNNGLGIAGINWNSPVFNIDVLGGNRNDLSLSEATRSLIGHASQNGQRLVINMSLGYTGAFGQTNLDPELNQIVANNPNVLFLIAAGNDGDKGVSGLSYPATLAGLYSNAIAVGASWGTVDSYGYDATPGERINYSQYGPGLTLMGPSEVPTTRAYRLSNGTVGFDYYPSTYMGFNGTSAATPNVTGVASLVWSVNPNLNATQIKQILSETSYDLGGSGYDTVYGSGFINADAAVRRALAIYKGAV
- a CDS encoding aminoglycoside N(3)-acetyltransferase, giving the protein MSEAETIFQTPSPRTRESLAADLRQIGITPGAILLVHSSLKSLGWVCGGPVTVIQAFMDVLTTTGTLVMPSHSGEYSDPAEWQNPPVPSEWVQIIRDTMPAFDARLTPTRGMGKIAETFRTFPDVVRSSHPTSSFAAWGKHAPEIINNHSLDYCLGNESPLARLYDLNASVLLLGVGYDSNTCFHLAEYRITKVKQITQGSPIVEGEQRVWKTYRDIELKGECFEEMGTAFEQAGHVKSSHVGNAQTKLFLLRSAVDWAVSWLEKER
- a CDS encoding 2Fe-2S iron-sulfur cluster-binding protein encodes the protein MQNHNKGGGKTSRRGFLGQALTATGAAIAAPSLLEQANAAKASAQSSGGEMSVSLNVNGKLQTLSIEPRVTLLDALRDRLGLLGSKKGCDRGQCGACTVLIDGERVYSCLTLAIMQEGKEIVTIEGLAKGDTLHPMQAAFIDNDGFQCGYCTPGQICASVALINEVKRGCASVVTPDLSSPPQLAELSEVEIKERLSGNLCRCSAYNGIVAAVQQVAGQKTPSPVATVLVRESEELPA
- a CDS encoding Coq4 family protein, which encodes MHITDQLEQTWQDRALDSIINIVRAPDGDFESIGELADALGDRQSLQKVVELLCGTPQGEQAFQKRPRLGDINLQKLYSLPTDTLGYAYANHMLKNNLKPLYAGHVENNLQFLGAHLTETHDIWHIITGCNTNILGEIQLEAFYVAQLYFTRFWLALLAKNLVKATIYDIEVSTKYMDAMAKGWLMGKQAKPLFGVEWNLLWEQPLENVRTSFNIILSDTCE
- a CDS encoding FAD binding domain-containing protein; translated protein: MNNFTYIRATSVKDAIQRSTANKNTAYIAGGTNLVDRLKGFLDEPSQLIDISRLEMKRISRTTNGGLQIGALVSNTAVADNPDIRRDYPILSRAILSGASQQIRNMATVGGNLLQRTRCPYYYDTAFPCNKRQPGTGCPAATGINRGHAILGASDQCLAVHPSDMCVALAALDAVVVVESSKGKRQIPMVDFHRLPGNTPQRDTNLEPGELITAVILPPISLAKSGVYLKLRDRTSYAFALISVAAAVNLSGEKIKDARLAMGGVAHKPWRSTEAEKFLIGKSADVTIFEQAADIALREAKPLTHNSFKVDMAKRAIRRALTISAKGGGVI